The Henckelia pumila isolate YLH828 unplaced genomic scaffold, ASM3356847v2 CTG_549, whole genome shotgun sequence sequence AAAAATCAATGGGAGATTGGATACGGTGGGGGTAAGATTGAGAGAGAATTTAGGGTTTAGGTCGCCGTTTAAATACGAATCAGTAATTACCAATATATGCCCTCTCTCTTGGATCAATTTACAGGAATACACGTGGAGAGTAATGAGTattgggcttttaataatttacccaataaataaaataaaataaaatatacgcGGCAAAACATGAGTGTTTCTTGTTAAAATTTCCctttatttcaaaatcaaattgTCGATTTTATTTTgcgaaataataaaaaatatatcttTTCTATGTTGAattgtattattattactattagtAAAACAAGCACACGCATAAGCGtgtaaaataaaagtaaaagttatttttatatgtaatttttttttgtgggtAGATTGAGTGGAAGGTTTAATGAGATAGTGGATAGAAATGAGATGAGAGGATAAAAGTTGGTGTCCTCGTGTTAATAGTTAATATGTGTCtctcaactattataaaatagaaTAGATTATAATGATATATTGTGCgactaaacaaaataattaCCAGAATTAGAGAAATTCGAAGAGGTATGCAGTTATCGTTCTTGCAAACTCTCAACATGAAGTAATTGATCATCACCTATGTCACGAATCGCCAGCGGACGAAAGCTTTCCAATGCTCAAATCAGTACTACCCCGAATAAAACAGAGCAAATGAAAAAAAAGGTGATGTGCGGAAAGAAAGGTAATGTGCGAAAATGAGATCCTCCCCTTAGAATtgccctatttatagatgttTTGTGGGCCTAAGATTACATGGGCCCATTAGTGGGCTAAATACCAATTTTGGATATAATTCATCATATgccattattattaatttaatttcaataaatatattAGTATTAGTGTATTTTAAAaccatttttattattattattaggataAAAATTAATAAGTAGCGTTTATACCATTATGAAgagaaaaattaataattagcGTGCATTATCACTAAGATTATaccataataataatttttttccggAAAACAAGTAGAtgatagttttttaaaaaataattgaaagattcttttttttaaaatgatgggtcacatttaaaaaaaaaaaaaaaggattatGAGAAATTGAGAATCCTAGGACCAATCCCTCGGATTCTACTAGATATGCAAGTTTGCCACTTGTGATtaattagtattatttttataataatattttatttaaaaaattcgtGAGCGCTGGAATCATCATCCCTTTCTCTTACCCGCTATATTTTTTTTGATCTTACCAACTACTAGTCAAACTGTCGGAGCATATTCATTATTCACATTATGTTTTGCTTTTGGTTGTAAAAGTAAAAAGTATGCATGTATATGTATGATCAAACAGTGTCTCAAGAATTGATGAACCAAGGGAACTtagttattaaaataagataaaTTATCAACGATTTATATGTAGTAGCAAATTAGGCATCGCATTCTGAACGTATAATACCTCTTGGGTTTTATTCGAGTCTAGAACTTGAgtctaaattaaaaataataatattaaagttACAATTAATATATCGTACAATGATATATACAATAATTATATCGTGAATTTTGCTATTatatcataaaattttgatattatatcatgagattttatattcaatatatcatgagatttgattAATAAATTTGTCTGAAATTTTTATATGTAAGATTAGTCCATGTAAGATTAGTCGTACGAGtgtgagtgtggttgcacctgGAACACTGTTCAATAAAAAATTATCCATGTAATGATTTGGGAATAATTTCTAATAAGTTTGACATCTACAATCATAAATTCAATGTGAATTTGACGAATATGTCCTGGTAGCTTCGTAAGTATTGCGACTACAGATGCTcaaatcctaggaaaacacaaAATTCACTGCTTTCTGAGGAAGATCATGCAAATCCGGGACAGAAATGGTGATGATTGAGCAGCTATGATCTGGTTTTTGAGAGCCTTGTTCTCCTTCTCCAAAGCCTCCTTGCCATTCTTGAGCTGTGACAATGTCAATAGAGTTTATCCCAAGCCGATTAAAAAAGGGTACATATATGGAcaatttaaagaaaaataaagtgaaTCCTGGTATGCAAGTAAATGCACTCGTATTTTTGGTTCACACCATCTCTTGCAGCGAATGCTTGTTGTTACCTCTTCTACTTTGATAGTAAGTACTTTGACAGCATCTTGTAGAGATGAAATAGTGGTTGATATAACATCTTCATAAGCTGCTTCCGTTTCTTCAGTCGAGTTGGGGTCGAAGAAAATTCCTTCCAAAATGAATAGCTGCTCTAGCAGTTGGACATCTTCGATCTTCATTCTCAGTCTCATCTATATTTGGGACACAAAACTGATTAGATACAGAAAGACACGCAAACCATTTACTGGTCAAAATTTGTGGAGAATGAGGGTAACCTTTTCCAAAATCCTCTCACATGACTCATCTTTGATCATTGAGACTGATTCAGGACTTTTGGTGTCTTCATCTCCTTTGAAATTTACTAGTGTTGATGCCTTTATATGTCTTGCTCTATTCGGAGATCGAAAAAATCAACTCTACCAGCACAGTCTCGGCAAAAAAATAAGCATACAAAAAAGTTTGAATCTATATGTCCTATTCCTGTTCCATCCCATCTAAATATATAGAACTCGAGATCATAGGAGATCCAGACTTGTTGATCATCATAGCCAACCAAAAGTAAATTTGCATACCTTGAACCAAATCGAAGAGTGGACAAGGTCTCTGGCGCATTTGATGGGCTTGGTGAGCAGCAGCAGAGCAATGTAGTATGGGAGTCTCCTCCCTGTGAAGTGCAAGGTAATTTCATATTTATGAAGAGTTAAAACGGTGACAATCAGATGGAGTTTATGCAAACAGACTAACAATAGCATCCTGCAAAATCCGTGTAAGCTTAGAGTCACGATAGGGGATATGATTCCCCCTCACTGTTGAAGCACAAGTTAAAGCATTTATCACGTTTCCAAGTGCGGACAGTGATTTGTTGATAGTTTTTGCTTCTTCGAGAACTCTGCCTCCAGCTCCAGTCTTCTCTGCTTTCTCAGATCCGGCTAAGTCTACGAGGATTAACTTTCCAAACCTGACGCAGTTTCTACGCACATAAAGAGTTGATTCcaattatttgaaaattttgaagttGAGTATACCTTTTCTCCTTCCTTAGTTTCAGCTGGATTGAAAATATGTATATGCAGTGACTTCTACTGCTGACCACATTCATTTCTGTACAGGTTAAATTTTACATGCTTCCAAAACAGACAGCGATGAACTCAAATATTCGATGGAAAGGTGCTAGCCTGCTCCTTGGGCAATTTGGGAGGAAGTAATCTATACaagttggaaaaaaaaaagattaaaaaaaaaagaatacgGGTGTCTCCAACGGCTCTGTTTGCTATTCCACTCTGCAAAATGAAGAACGAGTTAAGTTACAGAACACAACAATGAACAGCAAGGAACATAAGGAACCTATATCTTACCGAAAGGCAATGTAATGCCTCTGCAGAATCTGATACAAGGATCTGgaaaaacaaaatcaaagcTTGTAAAAGCTAGAATGCATGATGAGAGTTAATTTTAAAAGGGGGCCATTGCAGGAATAAGAAAATTAGGTATAGAAAGTCATGAAATCTAAAATAGTAACTGCATATGGAATACTGAAGGACACGGGAATATAATCTGTCCTATGACTCATCCAGGTGCCATGTGCCCATGCAATAGCATTCTGTCACTCAATCTGCTACAGTTTCATTTTCTTCGTGCAAATGTGATATAACCTATCTGAATACCAGAAAACTTCTATATATACATCTTCAGCCACTTGATCAGAGACATAAAGTTTCATCCATAACTATCCTATTATTCATGCATTCCAAGTGGAAAGTAGCTGTCATCAAGAGTTGGTGTGCAAAAATATTTGATAACAGGCAAGAAAAATAGTAGCAAAGACGAATTCCAATTCCAGGCCAAAACCAAATGAACCAGTTTTTCTTATGGATTCTCCATCAGCAGAGGCTAACAACACTCTGTCATAGTGACACGTGTACATATGTATCTTTCCCTATGTCAGAATGATGTCTCAAGCAGAAGTATTCGGGGTTAGCAGGGTGGAAGGATCCTCACCTCCGTCACTCCAGACACAAATATTCCTTGCTCCCTGCTCTCCTTAATCTGCAAATTGTCCTTGGATAGATCAAAAAGGTCCCTGAGTAGTGAAAAGTACTCATTAGCACAGAATATGTGCCAATTTTCCAACATAATATCAACTTCCAATTTCGAGACGGAAGATCAGGCAACCGCTGATACTTTCAGGTGATGCAAACCTTACTCTCTCCATGTATATTTCTACCTGAAAGCGTCACGAAAAGAGAGTCCCTTTGAGagctaataattaataatatataaactgCTAAGGAGAGTTTATCCTCTTAAGGATCTCATACCATTGACAGTTTAATCGTGTACTTGGCCGTGTCGTttgaatgtttatttatgtCAAAAATGCCATCCACCACTCTTGGTAGCAAGCCTTTCTCTTTTTCCTCACAATCTATTAATTTTGGTCCCTGAAACAAAATAGACTGAATAAGATCTTTGTCAAATAATATTGAGTGCATATTTCATTGCAATTACATTACCTCCATGGTGTAAGTCTTTCCTGCTCCTGTCTGATTAAAGATGCAAGTGAAAGGATTCATACTTGGGTATAATAACTTTGAGAACTTAGTAACAGGtaaaaaaggaagaaaaaacTTCAAACGTTATGTTATCCGTCTTGACAATTGATACAAAGGGAATAATGTGTTCACAAGACAAAGACGAGTAACGCAAATTATTATTCATTTTAGGTTTAACACAAAACTGGAATCTTTTTTCATTGAGTATTATGATCCTCAACAAAGGAAGAACGGAGAGACAGAGAGGGCAGGAAAGAAACAGTAGAACAAATATGCTCTCAATTTTTTCCCCACTCCCCAGTAACTATACATCAACCAGAACTTGTGAATCAGAACTTCTCTGCGTACTTTGTGGTTGCTGATTAAGGGTACTCATGTACAATCATCAAAATTCCATCACAACAGATTATGCAAAACGTCTGAATTTTGAACTAACAGCAACAGATATGCATAAAGCTACATCTTGTAACTATGCACTACAGAATTCCCTCAAAGGCTTTATGCCTTTATCCAATGGGTGAGCAAAAATAACACAAATA is a genomic window containing:
- the LOC140873401 gene encoding kinesin-like protein KIN-1 isoform X3 yields the protein MFGIHHMFWCIMRNTKLHNTGAGKTYTMEGPKLIDCEEKEKGLLPRVVDGIFDINKHSNDTAKYTIKLSMVEIYMERVRDLFDLSKDNLQIKESREQGIFVSGVTEILVSDSAEALHCLSSGIANRAVGDTQMNVVSSRSHCIYIFSIQLKLRKEKRNCVRFGKLILVDLAGSEKAEKTGAGGRVLEEAKTINKSLSALGNVINALTCASTVRGNHIPYRDSKLTRILQDAIGGDSHTTLLCCCSPSPSNAPETLSTLRFGSRARHIKASTLVNFKGDEDTKSPESVSMIKDESCERILEKMRLRMKIEDVQLLEQLFILEGIFFDPNSTEETEAAYEDVISTTISSLQDAVKVLTIKVEELKNGKEALEKENKALKNQIIAAQSSPFLSRICMIFLRKQ
- the LOC140873401 gene encoding kinesin-like protein KIN-1 isoform X1, with amino-acid sequence MLKRMRNIRVCALFRPLNGRERSDHGDSVCITGVDSESFIIKDEKQEELEFCFDRVFYQGSEQADIYEFIALPVVRGIFDGVNGAIITYGQTGAGKTYTMEGPKLIDCEEKEKGLLPRVVDGIFDINKHSNDTAKYTIKLSMVEIYMERVRDLFDLSKDNLQIKESREQGIFVSGVTEILVSDSAEALHCLSSGIANRAVGDTQMNVVSSRSHCIYIFSIQLKLRKEKRNCVRFGKLILVDLAGSEKAEKTGAGGRVLEEAKTINKSLSALGNVINALTCASTVRGNHIPYRDSKLTRILQDAIGGDSHTTLLCCCSPSPSNAPETLSTLRFGSRARHIKASTLVNFKGDEDTKSPESVSMIKDESCERILEKMRLRMKIEDVQLLEQLFILEGIFFDPNSTEETEAAYEDVISTTISSLQDAVKVLTIKVEELKNGKEALEKENKALKNQIIAAQSSPFLSRICMIFLRKQ
- the LOC140873401 gene encoding kinesin-like protein KIN-1 isoform X2; amino-acid sequence: MLKRMRNIRVCALFRPLNGRERSDHGDSVCITGVDSESFIIKDEKQEELEFCFDRVFYQGSEQADIYEFIALPVVRGIFDGVNGAIITYGQTGAGKTYTMEGPKLIDCEEKEKGLLPRVVDGIFDINKHSNDTAKYTIKLSMVEIYMERVRDLFDLSKDNLQIKESREQGIFVSGVTEILVSDSAEALHCLSSGIANRAVGDTQMNVVSSRSHCIYIFSIQLKLRKEKRFGKLILVDLAGSEKAEKTGAGGRVLEEAKTINKSLSALGNVINALTCASTVRGNHIPYRDSKLTRILQDAIGGDSHTTLLCCCSPSPSNAPETLSTLRFGSRARHIKASTLVNFKGDEDTKSPESVSMIKDESCERILEKMRLRMKIEDVQLLEQLFILEGIFFDPNSTEETEAAYEDVISTTISSLQDAVKVLTIKVEELKNGKEALEKENKALKNQIIAAQSSPFLSRICMIFLRKQ